A genomic stretch from Falco cherrug isolate bFalChe1 chromosome 1, bFalChe1.pri, whole genome shotgun sequence includes:
- the BRI3BP gene encoding BRI3-binding protein has product MAGGRLPALLVLALLLGGTAGPGAWAARSRGAEKQNSLRRAASGLYQGVSGLFGEDNVRALQKFFSRLTERFVNGVDILMDTFWRIWTDLLDVLGIDASNLTHYFSPAAIANNPTRALLLIGAILLAYWFLSLFLGFFFYLLHMLFGRFFWIARVALFTLSCVYILQKYEGDPEHAVLPLCFVVAVYFMTGPVGFYWRRNSNSSLEEKMDHLDSQIRLLNIRLSRVIENMDRGSDQ; this is encoded by the exons ATGGCGGGCGGGAGGCTGCCGGCGCTGCTGGTGCTCGCCCTGCTGCTGGGCGGcacggcggggcccggcgctTGGGCAGCGCGGAGCCGCGGCGCCGAGAAGCAAAACAGCCTCCGCCGCGCCGCCAGCGGCCTCTATCAGGGCGTCAGCGGCCTCTTCGGCGAGGACAACGTGCGGGCCCTGCAGAAG tttttctcaAGGTTGACAGAGAGGTTTGTGAATGGGGTGGATATATTAATGGACACATTCTGGAGAATATGGACTGATTTGTTAGATGTTCTTGGAATTGATG ccTCCAACCTGACTCATTATTTCAGCCCAGCGGCAATTGCCAACAACCCGACCCGTGCTCTCCTGCTGATTGGTGCCATTTTACTTGCCTATTGGTTTTTATCTCTCTTCCTTGGATTCTTCTTTTATCTCCTGCACATGCTGTTTGGTCGCTTTTTCTGGATTGCGAGGGTTGCCCTTTTCACTCTCTCGTGTGTGTACATCCTCCAGAAGTATGAAGGTGACCCAGAACATGCAGTCCTGCCTCTCTGCTTTGTTGTAGCAGTCTATTTCATGACAGGGCCAGTTGGATTTTActggagaagaaacagcaacagcagccttGAGGAGAAGATGGACCACCTCGACAGTCAGATCAGACTTCTGAACATACGTCTTTCTAGGGTGATTGAAAACATGGACAGAGGCAGTGACCAATGA